The Devosia sp. SD17-2 genome includes a region encoding these proteins:
- a CDS encoding DUF2798 domain-containing protein — translation MLPKKTTLVLQIAMTFMMALTMSGTLGFIFNGANFLSHWPQTFIIAWPIAFIYTRIINPIAFKITFKFAPPHNAA, via the coding sequence ATGCTGCCCAAAAAAACGACACTCGTTCTGCAGATCGCCATGACGTTCATGATGGCGCTGACCATGTCGGGTACGCTCGGCTTCATTTTTAACGGCGCGAACTTCCTGTCGCACTGGCCGCAGACGTTCATCATCGCCTGGCCAATCGCCTTCATCTACACGCGCATCATCAATCCGATCGCGTTCAAGATCACATTCAAATTCGCGCCGCCGCACAACGCTGCATGA
- a CDS encoding DNA polymerase IV, protein MAWLCRDCLTTGSSAVEPRRCTACGSPRLRAHDELFDLSIAHVDCDAFYASVEKRDDPSLRDKPLIIGGGVRGVVSTCCYIARQNGVRSAMPMFKARELCPDAVIIKPNMAKYVEVSRQIRRHMDMLTPLVEPLSIDEAFLDLSGTQTLHKAPPAVVLARFARTIAEEVGVTISVGLSHNKFLAKVASDLDKPRGFAVIGAAETLSFLAPKPISLIFGVGKVFAERLRKDGYHTIGQLQEADPVHLMRRYGETGARLARLSRGEDARRVSTDGEMKTISSETTFNTDIATLEDLSTELLNVTERLSERLKAKGVVGDTVTLKLKTTGFRLRTRARHLIMPTQLANVLYEAGLSLLQREVDGTSFRLIGIGVSGIEAADGSDPADLLEPMVARKAAAERAMDRVRTRFGRTAVIRGKLYKSRPDAVSAPPQQDDLEGKTK, encoded by the coding sequence ATGGCCTGGCTATGTCGCGACTGCCTGACGACCGGGTCCAGCGCTGTGGAGCCTCGCCGCTGCACAGCCTGCGGGTCACCGCGTTTGCGCGCGCATGACGAGCTCTTCGACCTCTCCATTGCCCATGTCGACTGCGACGCCTTCTACGCTTCGGTGGAAAAGCGGGACGACCCCAGTCTGCGCGACAAGCCGCTGATCATCGGTGGTGGCGTGCGCGGCGTCGTTTCGACCTGCTGCTATATTGCCCGGCAGAATGGCGTGCGCTCGGCGATGCCGATGTTCAAGGCGCGCGAGCTGTGCCCGGATGCGGTCATCATCAAGCCCAACATGGCCAAATATGTCGAGGTCAGCCGCCAGATCCGGCGCCACATGGACATGCTGACGCCGCTGGTGGAACCGCTGTCCATCGATGAAGCGTTCCTTGATCTCTCCGGGACGCAAACTCTCCACAAGGCGCCCCCGGCAGTCGTATTGGCGCGGTTTGCCCGCACCATCGCAGAGGAGGTCGGCGTCACGATCTCTGTCGGGCTCAGCCACAACAAATTCCTCGCCAAGGTCGCCTCGGACCTCGACAAGCCCCGCGGCTTTGCGGTGATCGGAGCGGCCGAGACGCTCTCCTTTCTGGCACCCAAGCCGATCAGCCTCATCTTCGGCGTCGGCAAGGTGTTCGCTGAGAGGCTTCGCAAGGATGGCTACCACACGATCGGTCAGCTCCAGGAGGCTGACCCGGTCCATCTGATGCGGCGCTATGGCGAGACCGGTGCACGCCTTGCGCGTCTGTCGCGCGGAGAGGATGCGCGCCGTGTCTCGACCGATGGCGAGATGAAGACCATCTCCTCGGAGACCACTTTCAACACCGACATTGCCACGCTCGAGGACTTGTCCACAGAACTGCTGAATGTCACCGAGAGACTGTCCGAGCGGCTCAAGGCCAAGGGCGTCGTCGGAGACACGGTCACACTTAAACTCAAAACCACCGGTTTCCGGTTGCGGACTCGCGCACGACACCTGATTATGCCGACGCAGCTTGCAAATGTCCTTTACGAGGCTGGGCTCAGCCTTCTGCAGCGTGAGGTGGACGGTACGTCATTCCGGCTGATCGGAATTGGCGTCTCCGGAATTGAGGCCGCCGATGGTTCTGACCCGGCGGATCTGCTGGAGCCAATGGTGGCGCGCAAGGCGGCGGCGGAACGGGCAATGGACCGTGTCCGGACCCGCTTCGGGCGCACTGCCGTCATACGTGGCAAGCTTTACAAATCCCGGCCCGACGCCGTGTCGGCGCCTCCGCAGCAAGACGACCTAGAAGGCAAGACCAAATGA
- a CDS encoding DUF1275 family protein, translating into MTPTRHLVLGMVLTGAAGFVDAIGFIELGGYFTSFMSGNTTQGGTGLVNGELPVVALTLCLVGLFFLGSVAGNLLALFSLRWGPAAVSGFVAIGVGLALVLVLLGIDQRQAMLFLALAAGAQNAILPMRGAVRLGATFVTGTLYVAGQDLALALRGKVPRWRWLQHLVIWLGLLGGAILGALLYRFLGIQALLLPAATYIAFALGHLMAAQRVPPHSA; encoded by the coding sequence ATGACCCCGACTCGCCATCTCGTCCTTGGAATGGTGCTCACTGGAGCTGCCGGGTTTGTCGACGCGATCGGCTTCATTGAGCTTGGTGGGTATTTCACCTCATTCATGAGTGGCAACACGACCCAAGGCGGCACCGGGCTTGTAAATGGCGAATTGCCGGTCGTCGCGCTCACGCTCTGTCTCGTCGGCCTCTTCTTCCTTGGAAGCGTTGCCGGCAATCTGCTCGCTCTTTTCAGTCTGCGCTGGGGCCCCGCGGCGGTCAGTGGCTTTGTCGCAATTGGAGTGGGTCTGGCGCTTGTTCTGGTGCTGCTCGGGATAGATCAGCGCCAAGCCATGCTCTTCCTCGCCCTGGCCGCGGGAGCACAGAACGCTATTCTGCCCATGCGCGGCGCGGTGCGCCTTGGGGCGACCTTCGTCACCGGAACGCTCTATGTCGCCGGCCAGGACCTCGCGCTGGCACTCAGGGGGAAGGTGCCTCGCTGGCGCTGGCTCCAACACCTGGTGATCTGGCTCGGGCTCTTGGGTGGAGCGATCTTGGGCGCCCTGCTCTATCGGTTCCTGGGCATCCAGGCTCTGCTGCTGCCGGCGGCCACCTACATCGCATTTGCGCTCGGCCATCTCATGGCAGCACAGCGGGTACCTCCACACTCCGCCTGA
- a CDS encoding glycerophosphodiester phosphodiesterase family protein, giving the protein MTAQLFPRPVAHRGLHDRAAGIIENSASAFAAAIAGDFAIECDLQLTSDGHAVVFHDEKLDRLTGESGLVSDRRVTEMTDIALLDSAAGDRPQTLAAFLEQIGGRAMLQIELKHQPSVEATRQLAKVAAAALSTYTGPVTVESFDPRLITLIREFGFSGPRGTITYDYESEDYPPGISEDERYILRHLLHWHETQFDFISCDKAALTLPAITFWRALGKPVTAWTIRSKVEAEAARPYIDQIVFEGFDPDSAS; this is encoded by the coding sequence ATGACCGCTCAGCTTTTCCCACGCCCCGTCGCGCATCGCGGGCTGCATGACCGCGCCGCCGGCATCATCGAGAATAGCGCAAGCGCCTTTGCAGCAGCGATTGCGGGGGATTTTGCGATTGAATGCGACCTGCAGCTGACCAGCGATGGCCATGCGGTGGTGTTCCACGATGAAAAGCTGGATCGGCTCACCGGAGAATCGGGCCTCGTCAGCGATCGCCGCGTCACCGAGATGACGGACATCGCGCTGCTCGACAGCGCGGCGGGCGATCGGCCACAGACCCTTGCCGCTTTCCTCGAGCAGATAGGCGGCCGGGCAATGCTGCAGATCGAGCTCAAGCATCAGCCCAGCGTCGAAGCCACGCGTCAGCTCGCCAAAGTCGCCGCCGCGGCGCTCAGCACTTACACCGGACCGGTCACGGTCGAATCCTTTGATCCACGCCTGATCACGCTGATCCGGGAGTTCGGCTTTTCCGGTCCGCGCGGCACCATCACCTATGACTACGAGAGCGAGGACTATCCTCCCGGGATCTCCGAGGACGAGCGCTACATCCTGCGTCATCTGCTACACTGGCACGAAACCCAGTTTGACTTCATTTCGTGCGACAAGGCTGCGCTCACCCTGCCCGCGATCACGTTCTGGCGTGCGCTCGGCAAGCCGGTAACTGCCTGGACGATCAGATCCAAGGTTGAAGCGGAGGCGGCGCGACCCTACATCGATCAGATCGTCTTTGAAGGGTTTGACCCGGACAGTGCCTCCTAG
- the clpA gene encoding ATP-dependent Clp protease ATP-binding subunit ClpA gives MPSFSRGLEKALHQAMNLARERNHEFATLEHLLLALTDDRETIAVLNGCDVDIDALKSDLEDFINEELDSLIVSNGQDARPTAAFQRVIQRAVIHVQSSGREEVTGANVLVAIFAERESHAAYFLEQQDMSRLDAVNFISHGITKSGPSEERKVRGAEDGEGAQDGSAEGKKSSALADFCVNLNEKARQGKIDPLIGRDSELRRTIQVLCRRSKNNPLYVGDAGVGKTAIAEGLARKIIEGDVPEVLKEAVIYSLDMGSLLAGTRYRGDFEERLKSVMKELEKMPHAVLFIDEIHTMIGAGATSGGALDASNLLKPALASGAIRCIGSTTYKEYRQFFEKDRALVRRFQKIDVNEPTVPDAIEIVKGLRPYFEEFHKIKYTDDALKAAVELSARYINDRKLPDKAIDVIDETGASQMLVPEDQRKKIIDVEDIETTIASIARIPPKSVSKSDAELLSGLEQSLKTVVFGQDQAITALSSAIKLARAGLREPEKPIGSYLFTGPTGVGKTEVAKQLADTLGVELLRFDMSEYMERHTISRLIGAPPGYVGFDQGGLLTDGVDQHPHCVVLLDEIEKAHPDLYNILLQVMDHGKLTDHNGKAVDFRNVILIMTSNVGAAELARSPIGFGRRREQGDDEEAINRTFSPEFRNRLDAIISFAPLPREVVARVVEKFVLQLEGQLAERGVTINLTPEAADWLAEHGYDERMGARPLGRVIQEHVKKPLADQVLFGELVNGGNVTVAVVGEGADAKLELVAVPPRPAKPKALPKPKKPKATAEKN, from the coding sequence ATGCCCTCATTTTCGCGCGGACTCGAGAAGGCCCTGCACCAGGCAATGAACCTGGCCCGTGAGCGCAACCATGAGTTCGCCACGCTCGAGCACCTGTTGCTCGCCTTGACCGACGATCGGGAGACGATCGCCGTGCTCAATGGCTGCGATGTCGACATCGACGCGCTCAAGAGCGACCTCGAAGATTTCATCAATGAGGAGCTGGACAGCCTCATTGTCTCAAACGGCCAGGATGCGCGGCCCACAGCCGCGTTCCAGCGCGTCATCCAGCGCGCGGTTATTCACGTCCAGTCGTCCGGCCGGGAGGAAGTGACCGGGGCCAATGTGCTCGTCGCGATCTTTGCCGAGCGCGAGAGCCATGCTGCCTATTTCCTTGAGCAGCAGGACATGAGCCGCCTCGACGCGGTGAATTTCATCTCCCACGGCATCACCAAGTCCGGCCCGAGCGAAGAGCGCAAGGTTCGGGGTGCCGAAGACGGGGAAGGGGCACAGGACGGCAGCGCCGAAGGCAAGAAAAGCTCTGCCCTCGCTGACTTCTGCGTCAACCTCAATGAGAAGGCCCGTCAGGGCAAGATCGACCCGCTGATTGGTCGCGACAGTGAGTTGCGCCGCACCATTCAGGTTCTATGCCGTCGCTCCAAGAACAACCCGCTTTATGTTGGTGACGCCGGCGTGGGCAAGACGGCCATTGCCGAAGGGCTCGCCCGCAAGATCATCGAAGGTGACGTGCCCGAGGTGCTCAAGGAAGCGGTCATCTACTCGCTCGACATGGGTTCGCTGCTTGCCGGCACCCGCTATCGCGGCGATTTCGAAGAGCGCCTGAAGTCCGTCATGAAGGAACTCGAGAAGATGCCGCATGCGGTGCTCTTCATCGACGAGATCCACACCATGATCGGCGCTGGCGCTACTTCCGGTGGTGCGCTCGACGCATCGAACCTCTTGAAGCCTGCACTGGCTTCGGGCGCGATCCGCTGCATCGGCTCGACCACCTATAAGGAATATCGCCAGTTCTTCGAGAAGGACCGGGCCCTGGTCCGCCGCTTCCAGAAGATCGACGTGAACGAGCCGACTGTTCCTGACGCCATCGAGATCGTGAAGGGTCTTCGTCCCTATTTCGAAGAGTTCCACAAGATCAAGTACACCGACGACGCCCTCAAGGCGGCCGTCGAACTCAGCGCGCGCTACATCAACGATCGCAAGCTGCCCGACAAGGCAATCGACGTGATCGACGAAACAGGCGCCAGCCAGATGCTGGTGCCCGAGGATCAGCGCAAGAAGATCATCGATGTCGAGGATATTGAGACGACCATCGCCTCGATCGCGCGCATCCCGCCAAAATCGGTGTCGAAGTCCGATGCCGAGCTGCTGTCCGGGCTCGAGCAGAGCCTCAAGACCGTGGTGTTCGGGCAGGATCAGGCCATCACGGCGCTGTCCTCGGCGATCAAGCTTGCGCGTGCCGGCTTGCGCGAACCAGAGAAGCCCATTGGCTCATACCTGTTCACTGGCCCCACCGGCGTCGGCAAGACCGAAGTCGCAAAACAGCTCGCCGATACGCTCGGCGTTGAACTGCTTCGGTTCGACATGTCCGAGTATATGGAGCGCCACACGATCAGCCGGCTGATCGGTGCACCTCCGGGCTACGTCGGCTTTGATCAGGGCGGCCTTCTCACCGATGGCGTTGATCAGCATCCGCACTGCGTGGTGCTGCTGGACGAAATCGAAAAGGCCCACCCCGATCTCTACAACATCCTGTTGCAGGTGATGGATCACGGCAAGCTGACCGATCATAATGGCAAGGCGGTCGACTTCCGCAATGTCATCCTGATCATGACGTCCAACGTGGGTGCTGCAGAGCTGGCCCGCTCGCCTATCGGCTTTGGCCGGAGGCGCGAGCAGGGGGATGATGAAGAGGCGATCAACCGCACCTTCTCGCCCGAGTTCCGCAATCGTCTCGACGCGATCATCTCCTTTGCGCCGCTTCCGCGCGAAGTGGTGGCACGCGTGGTCGAAAAGTTCGTGCTCCAGCTCGAAGGCCAGCTGGCCGAACGCGGCGTCACGATCAACCTGACGCCGGAAGCCGCCGACTGGCTGGCCGAGCACGGTTACGACGAGCGCATGGGCGCACGGCCTCTTGGTCGTGTGATTCAGGAGCACGTCAAGAAACCGCTGGCCGATCAGGTGCTGTTTGGCGAACTGGTGAATGGCGGCAATGTGACGGTGGCTGTGGTCGGCGAAGGTGCCGATGCAAAGCTCGAGCTGGTTGCGGTTCCCCCGCGTCCCGCCAAGCCCAAAGCGCTGCCCAAGCCTAAGAAGCCCAAGGCAACTGCCGAAAAGAACTGA
- a CDS encoding DUF3572 family protein, whose product MSASSTLASDVSALADACLGYLAEHPDELLAFMQQVGFDPESLRASIGSARLKTGLLDYFAANEPLLLALCANSGTTPEAFMRVWYKLNPAG is encoded by the coding sequence TTGTCCGCGTCCAGCACACTGGCCTCCGACGTCTCGGCACTGGCGGATGCCTGCCTGGGCTATCTCGCCGAACATCCAGACGAACTCCTGGCCTTCATGCAGCAGGTCGGCTTCGATCCGGAGAGCCTGCGCGCGTCAATCGGCTCGGCACGCCTCAAGACCGGGCTGCTGGACTATTTTGCCGCCAATGAGCCCTTATTGCTCGCCCTTTGTGCCAATTCCGGAACCACCCCGGAAGCTTTTATGCGCGTGTGGTACAAGCTCAATCCCGCGGGGTGA
- a CDS encoding GNAT family N-acetyltransferase, with product MPPSAFTATIHPTTASIAPDVWNSLVPGTNGVPDNPFIDQAFFRALEESGCASARTGWQPQHIVIAGADGKAVGLLPLFLKSHSMGEYVFDHGWANALERAGGSYYPKLQGSVPFTPATAPKLLVPSGDLGIKAALLQTAQDLAAQRHASSVHLTFLPEKEAQLTSAQGWLPRVDTQFHWHNQGFSDFAQFLETLSSRKRKVIRRERRDALADGISVKWLSGAELTEAHWDAFFDFYEDTGARKWGRPYLNRLFFSLLGQYMADRVVLMLAYDGETPIAGAINFRGHDRLFGRNWGATRDVPFLHFEVCYYQAIDYAIAHGLAVVEAGAQGDHKLARGYTPVTTHSAHWIAHSGLRQAVAGFLDDERPAVAREQEILEHYTPYRRGDRTE from the coding sequence GTGCCTCCTAGCGCATTCACCGCCACCATCCATCCCACGACGGCGTCGATAGCGCCGGACGTCTGGAATTCGCTTGTCCCGGGCACCAATGGCGTTCCCGACAACCCCTTCATCGATCAAGCCTTTTTCCGCGCGCTGGAAGAATCGGGCTGTGCATCCGCACGCACCGGCTGGCAGCCTCAGCACATCGTCATCGCCGGGGCCGATGGCAAAGCTGTCGGCCTGCTGCCGCTCTTTCTCAAGTCGCACTCCATGGGCGAATATGTCTTCGACCATGGCTGGGCCAATGCGCTGGAACGCGCAGGCGGCAGCTATTACCCAAAGCTGCAGGGTTCTGTCCCGTTCACGCCTGCCACGGCGCCCAAACTTCTGGTGCCGTCAGGAGATCTCGGGATCAAGGCTGCACTCCTGCAGACCGCGCAGGATCTGGCGGCCCAACGCCATGCGTCGTCGGTCCACCTGACCTTTCTCCCCGAGAAGGAAGCGCAGCTGACAAGCGCCCAAGGCTGGCTGCCGCGCGTCGACACGCAGTTTCACTGGCACAACCAGGGGTTTTCCGATTTCGCGCAGTTTCTCGAGACACTGTCCTCCCGCAAGCGCAAGGTTATCCGGCGAGAACGCCGCGATGCACTGGCGGACGGAATTTCGGTGAAGTGGCTGAGCGGCGCCGAGCTGACCGAGGCTCATTGGGACGCATTCTTCGATTTCTACGAGGACACCGGCGCCCGCAAGTGGGGCCGCCCCTACCTTAACAGATTGTTCTTTTCCCTGCTCGGCCAGTACATGGCCGACCGGGTAGTGCTGATGCTCGCCTATGACGGGGAAACGCCGATCGCCGGCGCGATCAATTTCCGCGGCCATGACCGACTGTTCGGCCGAAACTGGGGGGCAACGCGCGACGTGCCCTTCTTGCATTTCGAGGTCTGCTATTATCAGGCCATCGACTATGCCATCGCCCACGGGCTTGCTGTCGTCGAAGCCGGCGCACAAGGGGATCACAAGCTGGCGCGCGGCTATACGCCCGTCACCACGCACTCCGCCCACTGGATCGCCCACTCCGGACTGCGTCAGGCCGTGGCCGGCTTTCTCGACGACGAGCGGCCCGCCGTCGCCCGAGAACAGGAGATCCTCGAGCACTACACGCCCTATCGACGCGGCGACCGTACGGAGTGA
- the clpS gene encoding ATP-dependent Clp protease adapter ClpS, with protein MAGPQKNDSDRDGGDKPNFDTGTVTKTRPKTKRPNLYRVLLLNDDYTPMEFVVLVLQDVFNKSREDAMRIMLHVHQKGVGECGVYPYEVAETKVTRVMDTARKNQHPLQCVMEKQ; from the coding sequence ATGGCTGGTCCGCAAAAGAATGACAGCGACCGCGACGGTGGCGACAAGCCCAATTTTGACACCGGGACGGTGACCAAGACGCGTCCCAAAACCAAAAGGCCGAACCTTTACCGGGTTCTCCTCCTAAACGACGACTACACGCCGATGGAATTCGTCGTTCTGGTGCTTCAGGATGTCTTCAACAAGTCACGCGAAGACGCCATGCGCATCATGCTGCACGTTCATCAAAAGGGGGTGGGTGAGTGCGGCGTATATCCTTACGAGGTCGCCGAAACCAAGGTGACGCGCGTCATGGATACGGCACGCAAGAACCAGCATCCGCTGCAATGCGTGATGGAAAAACAGTAG
- a CDS encoding PleD family two-component system response regulator, whose translation MTARVLIVDDVPTNVRLLEARLTAEYFEVLTAHSGPQALDICANNDVDIILLDVMMPGMDGFEVCRRLKANPRTHHVPVLMITALDQPSDRVQGLEVGADDFLTKPVDDMQLMARVRSLVRLKGLTDELRARAMTGQQIAIEDALRAMDNISASGGSILLVDSDLRHAERIRAHLSAEHKIDILTEPADAVFQVTGARYELALVSMALGEFDPLRVCSQIRTVDSTRNLPIILIAEDADKQKVLRALDLGVNDFISRPVERNELLARVRTQIRRHRYAMELRESVTSTMAMAVTDDLTGLYNRRYFDRHLNVMLGKAQAQERDLALMILDIDHFKAVNDNYGHDIGDAVLREFSARLKRNVRGVDLACRFGGEEFVVLMPDTDVASAEMVAERVRQAIAERPFEVGVQRPLSVTVSIGLSLNENAADTPESLIKRADVALYRAKREGRNQVVLDATAVSPVRVIHYN comes from the coding sequence GTGACTGCCCGGGTCCTGATTGTCGATGATGTTCCGACCAATGTCCGCCTGCTCGAGGCGCGGCTGACGGCCGAATATTTTGAAGTGCTTACCGCCCATTCGGGACCGCAGGCGCTCGATATCTGCGCAAACAACGACGTCGATATCATCCTGCTCGACGTGATGATGCCGGGCATGGATGGATTTGAAGTCTGCCGGCGGCTCAAGGCCAATCCGCGCACCCACCACGTTCCGGTACTCATGATCACTGCGCTCGATCAGCCGTCTGACCGGGTGCAGGGGCTCGAGGTCGGTGCCGATGATTTTCTGACCAAGCCGGTCGACGACATGCAGTTGATGGCGCGGGTGAGAAGCCTGGTACGCCTCAAAGGTCTGACCGATGAATTGCGTGCCCGCGCCATGACCGGGCAGCAGATCGCCATCGAGGACGCCCTGCGGGCAATGGACAATATTTCGGCCTCTGGCGGTTCGATTCTCCTCGTGGACAGTGATTTGCGTCACGCCGAGAGAATACGCGCACACCTGTCAGCTGAGCATAAGATCGATATCCTGACCGAGCCCGCAGACGCGGTGTTCCAGGTCACGGGCGCGCGCTACGAGCTGGCACTGGTCAGCATGGCGCTCGGGGAATTCGATCCGCTGCGGGTGTGCTCGCAGATTCGGACTGTGGACAGTACGCGCAACCTGCCGATCATCCTCATCGCCGAGGATGCGGACAAGCAAAAGGTGCTGCGCGCGCTGGACCTTGGCGTCAATGATTTCATCAGTCGGCCTGTTGAACGTAACGAGCTGCTGGCGCGGGTGCGGACGCAGATTCGCCGCCATCGCTATGCCATGGAACTGCGAGAAAGCGTCACCAGCACCATGGCCATGGCGGTGACGGACGACCTCACCGGTCTCTATAATCGTCGCTATTTCGACAGACATCTCAATGTGATGCTGGGCAAGGCCCAGGCGCAGGAGCGCGATTTGGCGCTGATGATCCTCGACATCGACCACTTCAAGGCCGTCAACGACAACTACGGCCATGACATTGGCGATGCGGTGTTGCGCGAGTTCTCGGCGCGCCTCAAGCGCAATGTCCGGGGCGTGGACCTAGCCTGCCGTTTCGGTGGCGAGGAGTTCGTCGTCCTGATGCCCGATACCGATGTCGCCAGTGCTGAAATGGTGGCTGAGCGGGTGCGTCAGGCCATTGCCGAGCGGCCTTTCGAGGTCGGCGTACAGCGGCCTTTGTCGGTCACGGTGTCGATCGGGCTCTCGCTCAACGAGAATGCCGCCGATACGCCGGAATCACTGATCAAGCGGGCCGACGTTGCGCTCTATCGGGCCAAGCGCGAAGGGCGCAACCAGGTGGTGCTGGACGCCACAGCAGTTTCGCCCGTTAGGGTTATTCATTATAATTAA
- a CDS encoding HIT family protein has translation MSYDPSNIFAKILKGELPCHKVYEDDTALVMMDIFPQSRGHTLIIAKSASRNLIDADPAALSAVMPLVQRVAQAVKAATGADGIRLAQFNEAPAGQTVFHLHFHIIPAYEGTALAPHGGGKADDGELAALAKDIAAKF, from the coding sequence ATGAGCTACGATCCATCCAATATCTTCGCCAAGATCCTCAAGGGCGAACTGCCTTGCCACAAGGTCTATGAGGACGACACCGCCCTCGTGATGATGGACATCTTCCCCCAGTCTCGCGGTCACACGCTGATCATTGCGAAGTCTGCGTCGCGGAACCTGATTGACGCCGATCCTGCCGCCCTTTCGGCCGTCATGCCGCTGGTGCAGCGCGTCGCCCAGGCGGTCAAGGCGGCCACGGGCGCGGATGGCATTCGCCTCGCGCAGTTCAACGAAGCCCCTGCGGGCCAGACCGTCTTCCACCTGCATTTCCACATCATCCCGGCCTATGAGGGCACAGCTCTTGCCCCGCACGGTGGCGGCAAGGCGGATGATGGCGAACTCGCAGCGCTCGCCAAAGACATCGCGGCAAAGTTCTAG
- a CDS encoding RidA family protein has translation MTDPIEKLREYGYELPAPKAPVASYVPVTRSGNLLYVSGQISSSDSGVVQGRLGDTMNVVQGGNAAELAAINVLSQVVHMGGIPLHEVKKVLKLTVLVASTPEFNEQHLVANGASNLIVGILGDKGKHARAAFGVASLPLGAAVEIEAIFEV, from the coding sequence ATGACCGACCCGATCGAGAAACTTCGCGAGTACGGCTACGAACTCCCTGCCCCCAAGGCTCCCGTGGCGAGCTACGTTCCGGTCACCCGGAGCGGCAATCTTCTTTACGTGTCGGGGCAGATTTCGAGCAGCGACAGCGGCGTTGTTCAGGGCCGGCTTGGTGATACCATGAACGTCGTCCAGGGTGGCAATGCCGCCGAACTGGCCGCAATTAACGTGCTTTCCCAGGTCGTGCACATGGGCGGCATTCCGCTACATGAGGTCAAGAAGGTGCTCAAGCTCACGGTTCTCGTGGCGTCGACGCCCGAGTTCAACGAGCAGCATCTCGTGGCCAATGGCGCATCCAATCTCATCGTCGGCATCCTGGGCGACAAGGGCAAGCATGCCCGGGCAGCCTTCGGCGTAGCCTCCCTGCCTCTCGGTGCTGCAGTCGAAATCGAAGCGATCTTCGAGGTCTAA
- a CDS encoding response regulator, whose product MPKTVMIVEDNELNMKLFNDLLESRGYRVIQTRSGMEALELARAHMPDLILMDIQLPEVSGLVVTKWLKDDDQLSHIPIIAVTAFAMKGDEERILQGGCEGYISKPISVPHFLETIADYIGPA is encoded by the coding sequence ATGCCCAAGACAGTCATGATCGTGGAAGACAACGAGCTCAACATGAAGCTCTTCAACGATCTGCTCGAATCGCGCGGTTACCGTGTCATTCAGACCCGGAGCGGGATGGAAGCTCTCGAACTGGCGCGCGCGCACATGCCCGACCTGATTCTCATGGACATCCAACTGCCGGAAGTGTCAGGCTTGGTGGTGACCAAGTGGCTCAAGGATGATGACCAGCTCTCCCATATCCCGATCATTGCCGTGACAGCGTTCGCGATGAAGGGTGACGAGGAGCGGATTCTCCAAGGTGGCTGCGAGGGTTACATATCCAAACCGATCTCGGTGCCACACTTTCTGGAAACTATTGCTGACTACATTGGCCCAGCCTGA